A window of the Trichoplusia ni isolate ovarian cell line Hi5 chromosome 4, tn1, whole genome shotgun sequence genome harbors these coding sequences:
- the LOC113492591 gene encoding uncharacterized protein LOC113492591, producing the protein MLRFALLLNLLLCPLVISKHKSSEDDDLGGGLVSALRNDVNLDLSMDEEYEDLRAELLAYHTALASLATGRRSMKTTPCWKLGGICIEHKMCVGHKYLTEVPGCKNNLEVCCFTWNNFQVRDMRDEGISVVAMPWTSQREVGGLGVVSPHDSEENRHGHGHGHEHGHGHGGNHDKNHHSPHSHTHAHKPPHNLQTTEVSQEDEYDNVPENGKPPVVVILRTKKK; encoded by the exons ATGTTGCGGTTTGCGCTGCTCCTCAATTTACTATTATGTCCGTTGGTGATATCAAAGCATAAATCCTCCGAAGACGACGATTTGGGAGGAGGTCTGGTGTCAGCGCTGAGGAATGACGTCAACTTGGACCTGTCCATGGATGAGGAGTACGAGGACCTTAGGGCGGAGTTGCTGGCCTACCACACGGCACTAGCCTCCCTCGCCACGGGTCGTA GATCCATGAAAACGACACCATGCTGGAAGTTGGGTGGTATAtgtattgaacacaaaatgtgTGTCGGTCACAAGTACCTGACCGAAGTTCCTGGCTGCAAAAACAACTTAGAAGTTTGCTGCTTTACATGGAACAATTTCCAAGTAAGAGACATGAGAGACGAAGGAATCAGTGTAGTGGCGATGCCATGGACAAGTCAAAGGGAAGTGGGCGGACTAGGGGTAGTAAGCCCGCACGATTCCGAGGAAAACAGACACGGGCACGGGCACGGCCACGAGCACGGCCACGGGCACGGCGGTAACCATGATAAAAACCATCATTCtccacactcacacacacacgcacataaACCACCACATAATTTACAAACCACAGAAGTCTCACAAGAAGATGAATACGATAATGTACCTGAAAATGGAAAACCTCCCGTAGTAGTGATTTTGAGGaccaaaaagaaataa